A window of the Virgibacillus pantothenticus genome harbors these coding sequences:
- a CDS encoding DUF3021 domain-containing protein: MIAKILRRMIYGIAYGAIAVFTALTILMILNVTLPIFQIWLYTLASLALGIYYGLASFIFELESWSPLKKTLVHYSLSITIYFTFALSLHWVPFHWKAILVTIMGFTIVYALFWFGYTLYYKRVESSLNDTLQKNK; encoded by the coding sequence ATGATAGCTAAAATTTTGCGCCGAATGATATACGGAATCGCTTATGGGGCGATAGCAGTCTTTACCGCCTTAACGATTCTGATGATATTAAACGTAACACTCCCTATCTTTCAGATATGGCTTTATACGTTAGCAAGTCTTGCCCTTGGTATTTACTACGGTCTAGCCTCCTTTATTTTTGAGCTGGAAAGTTGGAGCCCTCTAAAGAAAACCTTAGTACACTACAGTTTATCTATAACTATCTACTTTACCTTTGCGCTTTCTCTACACTGGGTTCCTTTCCATTGGAAAGCAATTTTAGTTACGATTATGGGCTTTACGATTGTTTATGCGTTGTTTTGGTTTGGATACACACTTTATTATAAGAGAGTTGAGTCCTCTCTAAACGATACCTTGCAAAAAAATAAGTAA
- a CDS encoding alpha/beta hydrolase fold domain-containing protein, giving the protein MHLSNHSLMKSIETADTRMRVKLVPGKDESGYLDPKTLAELSMTEDRSSSETISEPTVEMMRAGIGWQNAKDITTHELVVEDKEFEGIPVRTYERKDVVNEVLPAIVFYHGGGFFGGSLDTVDLPCRRLADLAGIRVFSVEYGLAPEHPYPEAVINAHKMVVYIHHHHEELKVNVNHLNVMGDSAGGNLTYVVSLLDRLYGTNYIKNAVSVYPVVYQGKNEEQLKRFYDLSAIKVHEHEELVHQHIKGFMDFFYFIDRWYIQDADPESWMISPYNVEGDLLKNMPRTLYIAGEYDALRLQGDAFYEQAKKAGTDIYCLRYNGMIHSFMDKVGDYVQADDCLKESVQFILDS; this is encoded by the coding sequence ATGCATTTATCTAATCATTCATTGATGAAAAGTATAGAAACAGCTGATACGCGAATGCGAGTGAAACTTGTTCCAGGAAAGGACGAGTCAGGTTATCTAGACCCAAAAACACTTGCAGAGCTAAGTATGACTGAAGATAGATCGTCTTCAGAAACCATAAGTGAACCTACGGTAGAAATGATGCGCGCTGGAATTGGGTGGCAAAATGCTAAAGATATTACAACCCATGAGCTCGTAGTGGAAGATAAAGAATTTGAGGGTATTCCTGTTCGAACATATGAGAGAAAAGATGTAGTGAATGAAGTGTTACCTGCTATTGTGTTTTATCATGGAGGCGGATTTTTTGGCGGTTCATTAGACACTGTTGATTTACCGTGTAGACGCTTAGCGGATTTGGCTGGGATACGAGTTTTTTCCGTGGAGTATGGTTTAGCACCAGAGCACCCCTATCCGGAAGCTGTTATCAATGCACATAAAATGGTAGTCTATATCCATCATCATCACGAGGAATTAAAAGTAAATGTAAATCACCTGAATGTAATGGGAGATTCGGCTGGTGGAAACTTAACGTATGTCGTTTCTTTATTAGACAGGCTATATGGAACGAACTATATTAAGAATGCTGTTTCCGTTTACCCAGTAGTTTATCAAGGAAAGAACGAAGAGCAATTGAAACGTTTTTATGATTTATCTGCAATTAAAGTACATGAGCATGAGGAGCTGGTGCATCAACATATAAAAGGATTTATGGATTTCTTTTATTTTATTGATCGCTGGTATATTCAAGATGCGGACCCCGAGAGCTGGATGATTTCACCGTATAATGTGGAAGGAGATTTACTGAAAAACATGCCACGAACCTTATATATTGCTGGTGAATATGACGCTTTACGTCTTCAGGGAGATGCTTTTTATGAGCAGGCTAAAAAAGCAGGTACAGATATTTATTGTTTACGCTACAACGGGATGATTCACTCATTTATGGATAAGGTTGGCGACTACGTACAAGCAGACGACTGTTTAAAAGAGTCTGTACAGTTTATATTAGATTCATAA
- a CDS encoding helix-turn-helix transcriptional regulator, translated as MTSANIAPKLDLTFYDWPGRSQIKEDIIEHNWLLNFEYVDQKGNKTYRVVEPYKVHLREMHWYLFAYSLEREDYRTFKLTRILNIQKGGSFLSRADKECREVKQHNDQQNLVSVQLLLDVAVRDQFIERYGKNLVKKVSTRDYLATIELPENRFSFQFFSRIR; from the coding sequence ATGACCAGTGCAAATATTGCTCCTAAACTTGATTTAACCTTTTATGATTGGCCAGGAAGAAGTCAAATCAAAGAAGATATAATTGAGCATAACTGGTTGTTAAATTTTGAATATGTGGATCAAAAAGGAAACAAGACGTATAGAGTTGTAGAACCTTATAAAGTACATTTAAGGGAGATGCATTGGTATCTTTTTGCATATAGTTTAGAACGGGAAGACTATCGAACGTTTAAATTGACAAGAATATTAAATATCCAAAAAGGCGGTTCTTTTCTCTCAAGGGCTGATAAAGAATGTAGGGAAGTAAAACAACACAACGATCAACAAAATTTGGTTAGTGTACAGCTATTGTTAGATGTTGCTGTAAGAGATCAATTTATTGAGAGATACGGGAAAAATCTCGTTAAAAAAGTGTCGACAAGAGATTACCTTGCGACAATTGAATTGCCTGAGAACCGATTTTCTTTCCAATTTTTTAGCAGGATTCGGTAA
- a CDS encoding helix-turn-helix transcriptional regulator — MKKIERLISIVMILLQKEVVSASEFSRLFNVTKRTIQRDMETLSYANIPIYAKYGAEGGHALMEEYKFDKRLLK; from the coding sequence ATGAAAAAAATTGAGCGACTTATCTCAATAGTTATGATCCTACTACAAAAGGAAGTTGTTTCGGCGTCAGAATTTAGTCGGCTTTTTAATGTAACGAAACGAACGATTCAACGTGATATGGAAACATTAAGTTATGCAAACATCCCTATTTATGCGAAGTATGGTGCTGAAGGAGGGCACGCGCTAATGGAAGAGTATAAGTTCGATAAGCGGCTATTAAAATAG
- a CDS encoding VOC family protein yields MMEAIAYVQFAGKAEKALGFYEKALQATSVKKVKFGDFGHNPNAPITEEEQNMIMESRIEFSGNTLMISDVLPSMEAVTDEVTKGNTVLISIIDAGPEMNKQSFEKLSEGCTVIMPLSSTP; encoded by the coding sequence ATGATGGAAGCAATAGCATATGTACAATTTGCTGGAAAGGCAGAAAAAGCATTAGGCTTTTATGAAAAGGCATTACAGGCAACAAGCGTAAAAAAGGTTAAATTTGGGGATTTTGGTCATAACCCAAATGCTCCAATAACGGAAGAAGAACAAAACATGATCATGGAATCTCGTATTGAGTTTTCAGGAAATACATTAATGATCTCTGATGTTCTACCTTCTATGGAAGCTGTGACAGATGAAGTCACAAAGGGGAATACCGTCTTAATTAGTATCATCGATGCTGGTCCAGAAATGAATAAACAAAGTTTTGAAAAGCTTTCAGAAGGCTGCACTGTGATCATGCCGTTATCTTCTACGCCATAG